A genome region from Coffea arabica cultivar ET-39 chromosome 7e, Coffea Arabica ET-39 HiFi, whole genome shotgun sequence includes the following:
- the LOC113701298 gene encoding uncharacterized protein — translation MALLGDDGRGYELARKLESHGVWRTWLGDSLHSSFVHFLASPSAWEAFMRADYAADSSTSSSSSATTAVDSLKTRALLHLQLRARALLFDKASISLFLRSPNNNPQLLSPSSSSNAISKLNPNYLQLHGDDVYFTLEEAAQRSDSVLASSANATASKSKSSFGVGSRHTESEIGSLPQRFKFDELPETWYAQFFEKYRASKSYRLSFGDQETEKRTPEHMYNYLRVAENHKRKRVAFKVDQNIGVGNSMLDSGSNMLLTSIVEDNNALDDEAPFFPETMFSMNCVPDSAVLQKHRVSLNVKVEFNGILDTLPQIVTKSPIMIERLGIRPEYLSMDPKGNQNRGKIGYDGRGKLLGQEQASQLSQKVIARFLSKVGFEGSSEVPLEVLSQLLSSHVCKLGRTLKLLADSYRKQCSVMELLKMFLHTTGYSNLVVLSELVKDATRNPVPQTQQQVQGYQLQLQSQNQGPIRPSQQIPRQMLPQLQQMINSQNLAFQQHQQWERMRRRQQSTPRPGMNMNINMDKDRPMVEVKVENPSDFPMDNNTFATIDSRHSQLQPFRQQQIAAMTSFQTSNQFRPMSSPQIPQMQSPNMGMARAPPVKVEGFQELMGGDATLKHDSEENKLTSPAK, via the exons ATGGCTTTGCTGGGAGACGACGGCAGAGGCTACGAGCTAGCTCGGAAGCTGGAGAGCCACGGCGTATGGCGCACGTGGCTCGGCGACTCCCTCCACTCCAGCTTCGTTCACTTCCTCGCTTCTCCTTCGGCTTGGGAAGCCTTCATGCGAGCTGACTATGCCGCCGACTCCTCAACCTCCTCCTCGTCCTCCGCCACCACCGCCGTCGATTCGCTTAAAACTAGGGCGCTGCTACACCTCCAGCTCCGAGCACGAGCTCTCCTTTTCGATAAAGCCTCAATTTCTCTCTTCCTCCGATCTCCTAATAATAATCCTCAGTTATTATCACCTTCATCGTCCTCGAATGCAATCTCGAAACTGAATCCAAATT ATTTGCAGTTGCACGGTGATGATGTGTATTTCACTTTGGAGGAAGCTGCTCAACGGTCGGATAGTGTTCTTGCTTCTTCTGCAAATGCGACGGCATCAAAG AGCAAATCATCTTTTGGTGTTGGATCGAGGCACACTGAATCAGAAATTGGTTCTTTGCCACAAAGGTTCAAGTTCGATGAATTACCTGAAACATGGTATGCTCAGTTTTTTGAGAAGTATAGAGCAAGTAAATCATACAGACTATCCTTCGGAGATCAGGAAACAGAAAAAAGGACTCCTGAACATATGTATAATTATCTTAGGGTTGCGGAAAATCACAAGAGAAAGAGAGTTGCTTTCAAGGTAGATCAGAACATTGGTGTTGGCAATTCCATGTTAGACAGCGGGTCAAACATGCTGTTAACCTCAATAGTGGAGGACAACAATGCACTTGATGATGAAGCACCGTTTTTCCCTGAAACTATGTTTAGTATGAATTGTGTTCCAGATAGTGCTGTCTTGCAGAAACATAGAGTTTCACTGAACGTAAAAGTGGAGTTCAATGGGATTCTAGACACCTTACCTCAGATCGTTACCAAGAGTCCTATCATGATTGAAAGGCTAGGTATCAGACCAGAATACCTAAGTATGGATCCAAAAGGAAATCAAAATCGTGGAAAGATTGGTTATGATGGGCGTGGGAAACTTCTGGGTCAGGAGCAAGCATCACAGCTATCACAGAAAGTGATAGCTCGTTTCCTATCTAAAGTTGGTTTTGAAGGTTCCTCAGAAGTGCCACTGGAAGTTTTGTCTCAGTTATTAAGTAGTCATGTATGCAAATTAGGTCGTACATTAAAGCTACTTGCTGATAGCTACAGAAAGCAATGCTCAGTCATGGAGTTGTTAAAGATGTTCCTTCACACAACTGGATATAG TAATCTTGTGGTACTGTCTGAGCTTGTGAAGGATGCTACCAGGAATCCTGTACCGCAGACTCAGCAACAAGTACAGGGATATCAGTTGCAATTGCAATCACAGAACCAAGGACCCATCCGGCCATCGCAGCAG ATTCCAAGGCAAATGCTTCCTCAGCTTCAACAGATGATTAATTCCCAGAATCTGGCTTTTCAGCAGCATCAACAATGGGAGAGAATGAGAAGACGACAGCAGTCAACACCTCGTCCTGGTATGAACATGAATATAAATATGGACAAGGATAGGCCTATGGTGGAAGTCAAGGTTGAAAATCCATCTGATTTCCCAATGGACAATAATACCTTTGCCACAATCGATTCCCGGCATTCCCAGCTGCAGCCATTTCGTCAGCAACAAATCGCTGCTATGACATCTTTCCAAACTAGCAATCAGTTCAGGCCCATGTCTTCGCCTCAAATTCCTCAAATGCAGTCCCC GAACATGGGGATGGCTAGGGCTCCTCCTGTAAAGGTTGAAGGCTTTCAAGAATTGATGGGTGGGGATGCTACACTTAAACATGATTCGGAAGAAAACAAACTAACATCACCGGCCAAATAG